The stretch of DNA ATGAGAACAACACCGGCCGCAGGCATCCGGTGGCCCAGACCGCATCCTGGGTCCTGTCGGTGATCCTGGCCAAACGCCGGCGGCGCGGCCGTGATGATTGGGCGGACGCCGCATCGACCGGCGAGATCTGGCGAAAACTGGCACTCCACGAACCGGCATTGGCCTTGCATGCGGGCTTGCTTGTCTTGTTTCAGTACATGCGCAAGAAACGAAAGCATGTCGCACAACACCGCTGGCAGAAGCTGGCGGTGGGGACGGTCGGTTCGCAAATGGCTCAATCCGACACGTAAGCCGGATTGGCGGATAGGAATAGGTCTTCGGTAAGGCAATGTCCCTTTGGTCGCTGGGAACGGCATGGGCCGCCGACCCTCTCGGGGCGTTGGTCATTTTAGGAGTTGGACGTTATGCGTCGCGTTTCCGTAGTCCTTCCGACGTACAATCGTGCGCATTCGGTTGGCCGGGCGATTTCGAGCGTGTTGGCCCAAGAATTCGGTGATTTCGAGCTGATCATCGTTGATGACGGTTCGACCGATGAGACCGAAGCGGTTATCCGCGGCTTCGTCGATGATCGCCTCATTTATCTGAAGCAGGACGTGAACCTCGGCGTGAACGCCGCGCGCAACCGCGCCATTGCTGCGGCCACGGGCGAACTGGTCTGCTTCCTCGACAGCGATGATGAGTTCCTGCCCCATAAGCTGCGAACCGTCGTTGACTATTTCGAAGCGCAGCCTGAAACCGCATTACTGATCGATTCCTTCGAGCTTTCGAAGGCCGGCAAGCCCGGCGAACCCTGTAAGGTTCGGCGCAATCCGGATCTGGACGACAGTGCCGAAATCGAGCGGCGGATTTACGCGCGCGAGATCTACAAGGCAACGCCGGCCCTGAACGTCCGCCGCCCTGCGCTCATGGCAGTCGGCGGCTTCGATCACGCGCTTGAGCGCCGCGAGGACATGGATCTGGCTTTGAAGCTGGCGCGCTGTGGCAAATGCGCCTCCACCGCAAAGGTCCTGTGGCGCAAGCATTGGACCTTTGGCAGCTTGTCGAACAAGAGCAGCACCTTCATGGGGGCAGTGCTCGGCATTTGCGCCCGCCATCCCGACTATTTGGCCAAGCCTGAGTTCCGGATAGGCCTCGCCCGTGACGTATCCCGTCATGTATTCCGTCTGGCCCTGAAGGGGCATTTCGCCGCCGCAGGCGGTGACGTGCGGCGCTTTATCAAGGCCCATGGCGGGTTGCGCACGGCGCATCTGATGGCGGTGGGCGTCGTCGAGATGAGCCGGCGCAACTTTGGCGCGGGCCATGCCGACGCAGGCTATGGCACGTCCTGATCGTTACGCTCAAGCTCGTCTGGACGATCGCCGGGCCTAGATCCTGCTCGGGGCTCCTCGAGCGCATTTGTCGAGCTGAGGAGAACCGCTTACACCGCCGCCTTGTATTCGATCTCGATGAACGCCATCGGCTCGGCGCCGGCATTGATGACATTATGCGCGACGCCCGCATCACGCCGATAGGTCGAGCCTGCGGGCCTGTCGACCCGCTGCGTGCCGTTTGCATCCTCCAGCTGGAAGGCGCAGTCGGTCATGGTCACCACCACATAGCCATAGCCATGCACATGATGGCCGGTCTCGGCGCCCGGCGCGAAATCCCAGCGGGTGATGCGGACCACATCATCATCGAGCAGGGTAGTCGGCACGGCGGCGGGCCTTGCTTTAATGTCGCTCATCGCAAATCGCTCCTGGTCTGAATGCTCGGGCGTATCACCATGAGCGTCCTGCTGCAATGCTGGGAAAGGAGATCGTCTGGCGATGCCGGCAATCTCGGCGGCGGAGGGCCCGTGAACAGTCGAGCCCTTGACGCTAACTTGATCGTGTGGCTCGCCTGGCGACATGTTTATCTCTGATTTGCGGCGTGAGCCGGGCTTCATCGATATCGTAGCTGACCGGATCTGGCGCTCCTGGTGGCAGCCTAAGGGCTACCCCTTGGCATATATCCACGGCCGCCTGGAGGAGAATCTCGGCGCGACGCCCATTCCCTTCGCCCTTATCGCCCATCACGGCGCGCAGTTTCTGGGCACAGTCTCGGTCATTGCAAGCGACATGGACGAGCGGCCGGCCTATTCACCTCGGATTGCCGCTCTCTGGGTAGACCCCGAGCACCGCAACCAAGGCATTGGTGCGGCTTTGGTCGACGCTGCCACACGCTCAGCGTTCGCCATGGGCGTGGAGCGTCTCTATCTCTGCGCCGTCCCGGGAAAATCCGGCTACTATGAGCGCCTCGGCTGGGAGATGCTCGAGCGCGATGTTGCGGGGCTCGATGTGCTGAGCCGCCAGGCCTGATTGAGTTGTATCCACGGCAATGCCTATTTCTCTCGCTCATGACCGCTTCGCCGTGAGCCGCTCCGCAAGCGCCCGGATATGCCGATGATCCGTTCCGCAGCAGCCGCCCAGCACGCGCAAGCCGAAATCGTGATGCAGTGCCAGCATCTCATCCGCAAAGCTGCTGGGATGGCCTTCATCCAGATGATCGAGCCTATCGAGCTCGTCAGGCGGCAGGCTCGAGGCATTTGCCTTGAGGCCGCGGATGCGTGGGCTGTCGGTACTGGGCCAGGCCGGCATCTCATGGGCGCTCCGTAGCCGCGC from Rhodoligotrophos sp. CJ14 encodes:
- a CDS encoding glycosyltransferase; this encodes MRRVSVVLPTYNRAHSVGRAISSVLAQEFGDFELIIVDDGSTDETEAVIRGFVDDRLIYLKQDVNLGVNAARNRAIAAATGELVCFLDSDDEFLPHKLRTVVDYFEAQPETALLIDSFELSKAGKPGEPCKVRRNPDLDDSAEIERRIYAREIYKATPALNVRRPALMAVGGFDHALERREDMDLALKLARCGKCASTAKVLWRKHWTFGSLSNKSSTFMGAVLGICARHPDYLAKPEFRIGLARDVSRHVFRLALKGHFAAAGGDVRRFIKAHGGLRTAHLMAVGVVEMSRRNFGAGHADAGYGTS
- a CDS encoding cupin domain-containing protein, yielding MSDIKARPAAVPTTLLDDDVVRITRWDFAPGAETGHHVHGYGYVVVTMTDCAFQLEDANGTQRVDRPAGSTYRRDAGVAHNVINAGAEPMAFIEIEYKAAV
- a CDS encoding GNAT family N-acetyltransferase — protein: MFISDLRREPGFIDIVADRIWRSWWQPKGYPLAYIHGRLEENLGATPIPFALIAHHGAQFLGTVSVIASDMDERPAYSPRIAALWVDPEHRNQGIGAALVDAATRSAFAMGVERLYLCAVPGKSGYYERLGWEMLERDVAGLDVLSRQA